Proteins co-encoded in one Leishmania panamensis strain MHOM/PA/94/PSC-1 chromosome 22 sequence genomic window:
- a CDS encoding hypothetical protein (TriTrypDB/GeneDB-style sysID: LpmP.22.1350), which produces MLRRRNVTLSYQRGGWTPGSKHQKHMSLNPTMYLYRFAGPHGPGPYVMKYWWTLGCLPTGLERPFRLSEFLAEYQQQHVPIEVEEWLKCFVRNPYEELADATSELLKYLEEVPRRENTRGYRSIESGVSSFAAPLAKFERQLNVRVPSLALRAALGSASLRERLKDDLFEYRESLRLCGSTPHRRLARFAFDELLTLPRSSGVSEKIDNLEGQISETIREAVGSYVSPKSSTSDDEKKLIRLLTTFSEGCVLKEDYDSALSLLSSLLNFSHDDDIDAVVHSNASTAAILGGHYKEAEFHGRQAALLEPQPVSSRKSCGRGYVLWATAAAYQEEFDRAGRIVEKGLELFADNADLRAVREKLASTKLAASSASPLSTSIVRSKGQQARGLLHGSGRSFDNEFDWAIFKNKLYPSKMNPSSNEMGSVFRRVGDFGGHISTSRSAEPL; this is translated from the coding sequence ATGCTACGCCGCCGAAATGTCACGCTCAGCTACCAGCGTGGTGGCTGGACCCCTGGATCAAAGCACCAGAAGCACATGTCGCTGAATCCCACCATGTACCTTTACCGCTTTGCAGGTCCCCATGGACCAGGGCCTTACGTTATGAAGTATTGGTGGACGCTTGGGTGCCTTCCCACCGGGCTTGAGCGACCGTTTCGTCTCTCTGAATTCTTAGCGGAATatcagcaacagcacgtCCCCATCGAAGTTGAAGAGTGGCTGAAATGCTTCGTTCGGAATCCGTACGAGGAGCTCGCGGATGCAACCTCGGAACTTCTCAAATACCTTGAAGAGGTACCGCGCAGAGAAAACACAAGGGGATATCGGAGCATTGAAAGCGGAGTCTCCAGTTTCGCAGCGCCGTTAGCTAAATTTGAAAGGCAGCTGAACGTTCGCGTTCCTTCCCTCGCGCTGCGGGCAGCGCTCGGGTCAGCTTCCTTGCGTGAACGTCTTAAGGACGACTTGTTCGAGTACAGGGAGTCGCTGAGACTGTGCGGCAGTACTCCGCACCGGCGATTGGCACGCTTTGCTTTTGATGAGCTCCTTACTCTTCCCAGGTCCAGTGGCGTCTCTGAAAAGATCGATAATTTAGAAGGGCAGATTTCGGAGACAATCCGCGAAGCTGTAGGCTCATACGTTTCACCCAAGTCTAGCACTTCTGACGATGAAAAAAAACTGATTCGATTACTGACCACGTTTTCAGAAGGCTGTGTTTTGAAAGAGGACTACGACAgtgccctttctcttctttctaGCTTGTTGAACTTTTCTCACGATGACGACATTGACGCAGTCGTGCATTCTAATGCATCAACGGCCGCCATCCTTGGTGGTCATTACAAAGAAGCGGAGTTTCATGGAAGGCAAGCTGCTCTTTTGGAACCACAACCGGTGTCGAGTAGAAAAAGTTGTGGCCGTGGATATGTCTTGTGGGCAACCGCAGCTGCTTATCAGGAGGAATTCGATCGCGCCGGCAGAATAGTTGAAAAAGGCCTCGAATTGTTTGCTGACAATGCTGATTTGAGAGCAGTGCGAGAAAAGCTTGCGAGCACCAAACTTGCTGCTTCATCAGCTTCACCTTTGAGCACCAGCATTGTCCGTTCGAAGGGACAACAGGCCCGAGGGCTGTTGCATGGAAGCGGGCGGTCTTTCGACAATGAGTTTGACTGGGCCATTTTCAAGAACAAGCTGTATCCCAGTAAGATGAATCCTTCGTCAAACGAAATGGGTTCTGTTTTCAGGCGCGTTGGTGATTTTGGTGGCCACATTTCAACCTCCCGCTCAGCGGAACCTCTTTAG
- a CDS encoding mitochondrial glycoprotein, putative (TriTrypDB/GeneDB-style sysID: LpmP.22.1360): MSGFRVSFGDTLRNAAAGKADLPARSEPRRHRKLYQLTMREEREEGIRDFLPPRPLLPLGWKLQHESGSNRFDLFKNVEIRQCGSEELHIITLMETKEYEGTYRMDNGEREEQEYLNFGLFMRKKRYPTGGLEFSLTSIDLELVMDGLTIHPSEEAFENAKSCYGRNYTAAAKKDACITTGDARRRRASKYAGPMLSELDDDLSDEILDYLDERGVNNAFAEFVMDQAFYFEQEEYINWLRLLRKFSD; the protein is encoded by the coding sequence ATGTCGGGATTCCGGGTTTCCTTTGGGGACACCCTTCGgaacgctgccgctggtaaAGCAGACCTGCCGGCGCGGAGTGAACCCAGGCGACATAGAAAGCTGTATCAGCTAACGATGCGCGAGGAGCGTGAGGAGGGAATTCGCGATTTTCTTCCACCTCGGccacttcttcctcttgGGTGGAAGCTGCAACACGAATCTGGCTCAAACCGTTTCGATTTATTCAAAAATGTTGAAATTCGCCAATGCGGATCTGAGGAGTTACATATCATAACTTTGATGGAAACGAAAGAATACGAAGGAACGTATCGCATGGACAACGGCGAGCGCGAAGAGCAAGAGTACCTTAACTTTGGCTTGTTCATGCGCAAGAAAAGGTATCCCACAGGAGGACTTGAATTCAGCCTCACCTCCATTGACTTGGAGCTTGTGATGGATGGGCTCACAATACACCCCTCCGAAGAGGCATTTGAGAATGCAAAGTCGTGCTACGGCAGAAATTACACTGCTGCCGCAAAAAAAGATGCGTGCATCACCACTGGGGATGCACGCCGCCGGCGCGCGTCCAAATATGCAGGGCCGATGCTTAGCGAACTCGATGACGACCTTTCCGACGAAATTCTTGACTACCTGGATGAGCGAGGAGTAAACAATGCCTTTGCTGAGTTTGTCATGGATCAAGCCTTCTACTTTGAGCAGGAAGAGTATATCAACTGGCTGCGACTCCTCCGAAAGTTCTCTGATTAG